Proteins encoded together in one Mugil cephalus isolate CIBA_MC_2020 chromosome 16, CIBA_Mcephalus_1.1, whole genome shotgun sequence window:
- the zdhhc4 gene encoding palmitoyltransferase ZDHHC4: MDFLTLFAIYVAVVLACIALVCKYSGQQQTPFHKLFDSVTKVVSPLTPKWLQRFSQRTLHRLFHQRSNMFIYVHILLEGAVYAEFTYEVFGFCRDMDTTLISLSVPYILLVVKTFFFYLCIKRDPGTVTKKKVASQMRIYSYDRRLFHPGVSCPTCQLVKPARSKHCRVCNRCVQRFDHHCVWVNNCIGAQNTRYFLLYLFSVCAMAGDIALLTGDMLLHAVLRSGLLRASYIDEYGQQQQAGPVFIVQQLFMTFPRIVFMLGFLIFVFFLLAGYSLFHSFLAVVNQTSNEWYKSRGYVCQHCHPTAAADNLRGPAPDHSKRYYYSRGLLRNLGEIFFPPRPVQKKDS; encoded by the exons ATGGACTTCCTCACTCTGTTCGCTATCTACGTCGCGGTGGTGCTGGCATGTATAGCACTGGTCTGCAAATACTCGGGCCAGCAGCAAACTCCCTTTCACAAGCTCTTCGACTCTGTAACGAAG GTTGTTTCCCCGTTAACACCAAAATGGCTGCAAAGGTTTTCCCAGCGGACCTTGCACAGGCTGTTTCACCAAAG GAGCAACATGTTCATCTACGTGCACATCCTGCTGGAGGGAGCTGTGTATGCAGAGTTCACCTACGAGGTGTTCGGCTTCTGCAGGGACATGGACACCACTCTGATCAGCCTGTCGGTGCCTTACATCCTGCTGGTCGTCAagaccttcttcttctacctctGCATCAAGAGAGACCCAG GCACAGTGACTAAGAAGAAAGTCGCCAGTCAGATGCGCATCTATTCCTACGACAGGAGACTGTTTCACCCGGGAGTCTCCTGTCCAACCTGCCAGCTCGTCAAACCAGCTCGCTCCAAACACTGCA GGGTCTGCAACCGGTGTGTCCAGCGTTTCGACCACCACTGCGTCTGGGTGAACAACTGCATCGGCGCTCAGAATACACGTTACTTCCTGCTCTACCTGTTCAGCGTGTGTGCCATGGCAGGTGACATTGCGCTGCTAACCGGAGACATGCTGCTTCATGCCGTGCTGCGCTCAGGACTTTTGAGGGCCAGTTATATAGATGAGTACGGCCAGCAGCAGCAAGCAGGACCTGTGTTTATTGTACAG CAACTGTTTATGACCTTCCCCCGAATCGTCTTCATGCTGGGCTTTCTCAtcttcgtcttcttcctcctggcCGGTTACTCCCTGTTCCACTCCTTCCTGGCTGTCGTCAACCAGACCTCGAATGAGTGGTACAAAAGTCGAGGTTACGTTTGTCAGCACTGCCACCCGACCGCAGCAGCTGATAACCTGCGCGGCCCGGCCCCAGACCACTCTAAGAGATACTACTACAGCCGAGGGTTACTTCGAAACCTGGGAGAGATTTTCTTTCCACCGCGACCAGTTCAGAAAAAAGAtagctga
- the LOC125022270 gene encoding glycerol-3-phosphate phosphatase translates to MSSSKCTRLSGALVKQVLDSVDSVLFDCDGVIWRGDQAVPGAAQVINLLKAHGKKVFFVTNNSSKTRKMYAEKMIAMGFNVTENEVFGTAYCSAMYLKTVCKLEGGKVYLIGSNAMRQELEAVGIRQTGVGPDPVSGKQIDWATVPLDPEVKAVVVGFDEHFSYMKLNRALQYLIQQGCLFVGTNRDTRLPLEGGKAVPGTGCLLQAVETAAQRKSQTVGKPNHFMFDCVASQFGVEPGRCLMVGDRLDTDIMLGTNCGLKTLLTLTGVNTVADAEAHRESGCAERQGMVPDYYVESIADLLPALQG, encoded by the exons ATGTCTTCGTCCAAATGCACCCGGCTGAGCGGAGCCCTGGTGAAACAGGTGCTGGACTCCGTGGACAGTGTCCTGTTCGACTGTGACGGGGTGATCTGGAGGGGGGACCAGGCCGTCCCGGGCGCTGCCCAGGTCATCAACCTCCTCAAGGCGCACGGCAAGAAGGTCTTCTTCGTgaccaacaacagcagcaagaCGCGGAAGATGTACGCCGAGAAAATGATCGCGATGGGCTTCAACGTGACGGAAAACGAGGTGTTCGGGACGGCGTACTGCTCCGCCATGTACCTGAAGACCGTGTGCAAGCTGGAGGGGGGCAAAGTGTACCTGATAGGGAGCAACGCCATGAGGCAGGAGCTGGAGGCGGTGGGGATCCGGCAGACCGGCGTGGGACCCGACCCCGTCTCCGGGAAGCAGATCGACTGGGCCACCGTGCCCCTGGACCCCGAGGTGAaggcggtggtggtgggctTCGACGAGCATTTCAGCTACATGAAGCTGAACAGAGCCCTGCAGTACCTGATCCAGCAGGGCTGCCTGTTCGTGGGAACCAACAGGGACACCAGGCTGCCTCTGGAGGGGGGCAAGGCTGTCCCAG gTACGGGCTGCCTGCTGCAGGCTGTCGAGACAGCCGCCCAGCGCAAGTCCCAGACCGTGGGCAAGCCCAACCACTTCATGTTCGACTGCGTGGCCTCCCAGTTCGGCGTGGAGCCCGGCCGCTGCCTCATGGTCGGGGACCGGCTCGACACCGACATCATGCTGGGCACCAACTGCGGCCTGAAgaccctcctcaccctcacgGGGGTCAACACCGTGGCCGACGCCGAGGCCCACCGGGAGAGCGGCTGCGCGGAGAGGCAGGGGATGGTGCCGGATTATTACGTGGAGAGCATCGCGGACCTCCTTCCAGCTCTGCAGGGATGA